The Pelmatolapia mariae isolate MD_Pm_ZW linkage group LG10_11, Pm_UMD_F_2, whole genome shotgun sequence genome includes a region encoding these proteins:
- the LOC134635875 gene encoding glycerophosphodiester phosphodiesterase domain-containing protein 5-like — translation MASTLSQWFRSLRVKLLQRYEHQPFVSCLAGLYGCQWRHYKRSQPEGCCCNKLEGASFAVLVAAFCLTLLFLYFWGQAKNDYNDFDWFNFGNLGFWFPWSVVLLAVAVVFFTYVTVLVLLAVCLLSEGQKLYLHWSHKIGILVSLMVSVIAMAVLSNLWSKEWRTLLLSFQVTAPFLHVGGVLLMTSLAWPVALHFFRMKSRVRRGLIMAMYLTILLSLYLVPLGLYSPCIKEKGTLGPAPALIGHRGAPMLAPENTLMSFEKAVEAGCDGLETDVTISFDGVPFLMHDYTLQRTTNIHEVFPNQTNAPAARFTWNELESLNAGDWFLSHNPFGTAGSLNADDRQRAGNQSVCSLQAFLQLAAQTGKLVIFDLYRPPRDHPFRDTWIQRTLEVIQNESSIHSSQVLWLPSNLRALVQELDPELQQTSGSRLPLEELQSNHIVKLNLDYTFMSAELIREYTAVNITTNLYVISQPWLYSLAWCAGVHSVTTNAPQLLSTISSPLFIMTPDEYKLTWILTDLMSFVLILLIFFFHRWRERELAFCTGSRIKMEGGTYSKFKKELSDIWSVSSGNSAAEKTPSLAAVTEH, via the exons ATGGCGTCCACGTTGTCGCAGTGGTTTCGTAGCCTTCGTGTGAAGTTGCTGCAACGTTATGAGCACCAGCCTTTCGTGTCATGTTTGGCTGGTTTGTACGGCTGCCAGTGGAGACACTACAAGAGGAGTCAGCCTGAGGGCTGCTGCTGCAACAAG TTGGAGGGTGCCAGCTTTGCTGTGCTTGTGGCGGCTTTCTGCTTGACGCTGCTGTTCCTCTACTTCTGGGGGCAAGCCAAGAATGACTACAATGACTTTGACTG GTTTAACTTCGGGAACCTGGGCTTCTGGTTCCCGTGGTCTGTGGTGCTGCTGGCTGTCGCTGTGGTCTTCTTCACCTACGTCACAGTGCTAGTG ctGCTGGCTGTGTGCTTGCTGTCGGAGGGCCAGAAGCTTTATTTACACTGGAGTCACAAG ATTGGGATCCTGGTGAGCCTGATGGTCTCTGTCATCGCCATGGCTGTCTTGTCCAACCTTTGGAGTAAAGAATGGAGGACGCTGCTGCTGTCCTTCCAG GTAACAGCACCTTTCTTACATGTGGGCGGAGTCTTACTGATGACATCACTGGCTTGGCCTGTTGCTTTGCATTTCTTTCGCATGAAAAGCAGAG taCGGCGAGGCCTGATCATGGCCATGTACCTGACCATCCTGTTGTCCCTCTACTTGGTTCCCCTCGGGTTGTATTCTCCTTGTATCAAAGAGAAGGGGACCCTGGGCCCTGCACCGGCTCTCATTGGCCACAGAGGAGCCCCTATG CTCGCTCCAGAAAACACCCTGATGTCCTTTGAGAAGGCGGTGGAGGCTGGGTGTGACGGTCTGGAGACGGATGTCACCATCAG TTTTGATGGCGTGCCTTTTCTGATGCATGACTACACTCTGCAGCGGACCACCAACATCCATGAAGTTTTCCCAAACCAGACCAATGCTCCAGCTGCCAGGTTCACCTGGAACGAGCTGGAGAGCCTGAACGCTGGGGACTGGTTCCTGTCT CACAACCCATTTGGCACGGCTGGCTCTCTGAACGCAGACGACCGACAGCGAGCTGGAAACCAGTCGGTCTGTAGCCTGCAGGCCTTCCTCCAGCTGGCAGCTCAGACGGGCAAACTGGTGATCTTCGACCTCTATCGGCCACCCAGAGATCACCCTTTCAGAGACACCTGGATCCAGCGCACGCTCGAGGTCATCCAGAAcgaatcatccatccattcctcACAG GTGCTTTGGCTGCCATCAAATCTCAGAGCTCTGGTCCAGGAACTCGATCCTGAGCTCCAGCAGACTTCAGGCAGTCGGCTCCCTCTAGAGGAGCTCCAGAGTAACCACATCGTCAAACTCAACCTGGACTACACTTTCATGTCCGCTGAGCTCATCAG GGAGTACACTGCAGTAAACATCACCACTAACTTGTATGTGATCAGCCAGCCATGGCTCTACTCTCTAGCCTGGTGTGCTGGAGTGCATTCAGTCACCACTAATGCCCCCCAGCTGCTCAGCACCATCAGTTCCCCTTTGTTTATCATG ACTCCCGATGAGTATAAACTGACGTGGATTCTTACTGATCTGATGTCCTTTGTGCTGATCCTCCTTATCTTCTTCTTCCACAg atggagagagagggaaCTGGCCTTCTGCACGGGCAGCAGGATCAAGATGGAAGGTGGCACTTACAGCAAATTTAAAAAGG AGCTGAGTGATATCTGGTCGGTCTCCAGTGGGAACTCGGCTGCGGAAAAGACGCCCAGCCTGGCGGCTGTAACAGAGCACTAA